A single genomic interval of Candidatus Cloacimonas sp. harbors:
- a CDS encoding HU family DNA-binding protein has product MSRDELVKKIAANAGTSQKVASVALATVLEGITESLKKGEKVSFVGFGSFNVAHRKARNGINPKTKKPLKIPARKVPVFKAGKKLKEAVKKAK; this is encoded by the coding sequence ATGAGCAGAGACGAATTGGTCAAAAAAATCGCAGCAAATGCTGGTACTTCACAAAAAGTAGCCAGTGTTGCCCTCGCAACTGTTCTTGAGGGCATTACGGAATCCCTTAAAAAGGGGGAAAAAGTTTCTTTTGTCGGTTTTGGTTCATTCAATGTTGCCCATCGTAAAGCCCGTAACGGCATCAATCCCAAAACCAAAAAACCTTTGAAGATTCCGGCACGCAAAGTTCCGGTTTTCAAAGCTGGTAAAAAACTAAAAGAGGCAGTTAAAAAAGCCAAATAG
- a CDS encoding tetratricopeptide repeat protein, which translates to MKLKIMSFIALLLLVLLNACSSNKKMEAPVEPVRDPLALAHSAAAKGADEYNNELYNDAIVSFNEAITLFNEVSTTASPADSVAENIEKMNLNIAKSYIELATESSELNSYDEALTFYNQALNIYKKLTPRLISQEELNANIIGIYNNMAIIAKQAGRYEEALNYYDQILKLTPDDADVLYAKFYVLRDNIKDENRAYAVLIDYAELSQDAKAFINVADSYAEKGNMMEAGKYYQKALAIEPSVDLYRRLANYYQGIKDYNNANLYLQKVADAGPAPTELAQIYAMIAKNYEGLNDKKKMVEYYEKSLGLERNPQMALLLASYYNTQKNYAKVISNATITLGLDPKNADALMLRGVAYYQMKNYTAAKADLEKVQNDPRYGAQAQKILKNIPK; encoded by the coding sequence ATGAAACTGAAAATAATGTCTTTCATAGCGCTGCTCCTTTTAGTGTTGCTTAACGCCTGCAGCAGCAATAAAAAAATGGAAGCTCCGGTTGAACCGGTTCGCGATCCTTTAGCTTTGGCACATTCAGCAGCAGCCAAAGGCGCTGATGAATATAATAATGAACTTTACAATGATGCCATCGTTTCTTTTAATGAGGCAATAACATTATTTAATGAAGTATCCACAACTGCTTCGCCTGCAGATTCAGTTGCCGAGAATATTGAAAAGATGAATTTAAATATTGCCAAATCTTATATAGAACTTGCTACTGAAAGTAGTGAATTGAATAGTTATGATGAGGCATTAACCTTTTACAATCAAGCTCTGAATATCTATAAAAAACTCACACCCCGTTTGATTAGCCAGGAAGAATTGAATGCAAACATCATTGGAATTTACAATAATATGGCAATAATCGCCAAACAGGCAGGAAGATATGAAGAGGCATTGAATTATTATGACCAAATATTGAAACTGACTCCTGACGACGCTGATGTTCTCTATGCCAAATTCTATGTTCTTAGGGATAATATTAAAGATGAAAACAGAGCTTATGCCGTGTTAATTGATTATGCGGAATTATCTCAGGATGCCAAAGCGTTTATCAATGTAGCTGATAGCTATGCCGAAAAAGGAAATATGATGGAAGCCGGTAAATATTATCAAAAGGCCTTAGCCATTGAACCAAGCGTTGACCTCTATCGTCGTTTGGCAAATTATTATCAGGGAATAAAGGATTATAACAATGCCAATCTTTATTTGCAGAAGGTGGCGGATGCGGGTCCTGCACCAACGGAACTGGCACAAATCTATGCGATGATAGCTAAGAATTATGAAGGACTGAATGATAAGAAAAAGATGGTGGAATATTATGAAAAGTCCTTAGGTCTTGAACGCAATCCGCAAATGGCGCTGCTTTTGGCAAGCTATTACAATACCCAAAAGAATTATGCCAAAGTAATCAGCAATGCCACTATAACCCTTGGTTTAGACCCTAAAAATGCTGATGCACTAATGTTGCGTGGCGTTGCCTATTATCAAATGAAGAATTATACCGCTGCCAAAGCCGATTTGGAAAAGGT